GTGTCGGTGCAACGGTCATGACCAAGGAAAAATTTGATGAACTTTCCGCGGAGCAGCAGAAAGTTGTGCGTGAAGTCGCCGACGCACATCAGGGCGATTTAATCCAGAATATTCGCAAGGACAATGAAAGGGCACTTGAAGCACTCCAAAAGAAGGCGGGCATTCAAGTAGTTGAATTCGAGGACGCTTCCCGGGAAGCGTGGGATGCCATTGCCATGCAAACCCACAAAGCACTCGTCGGTGAGATCTACTCCCAAGCGTTCCTTGACAAGATTAACACCCTCTTGCAGGAATACCGAGAGAAAAATTAAGTAGCCCTGGCACGATCCATCAATAACTTTTCAGTGATAGGCGCGCTTCCATGAGGACTCAGAATTTAATTCGGTAATTCCAATCCCCCCGAACTGGTAGGTGCGGTTTCTAACCGCACCGGTCATTTCTAAAAATTACCGAAATATTTATTAAAACTTCATCAAGGCGCGCCTATCAATTTTGTGTAAGCCTTATTTTAACCCAACTTACTGCTAACGAATTCTACGCATTTGAAGAACCTTTCAGCACGCTCTTCACCCCGTAGGGGTGATATTGCCTCGCAGTGAGAGTAGAAAACGACGTATCTAAGGGATCGCACTCCAGCGGAGTGCTATGTGTATAAATAAGTGGTAACTTGGGTTCTTCTCCTAACCCTAGCAATTCCCCTTGCAATTGTCCTTCACATCCGTGTATAATTGGCATTATCCTCAATTCAATTGACGAAAATACGCGGAGAAAATTCGTGCCGACACTCAACATCAAACCGACACATAAACCCATCAAAAACTACTACACCGAACTTGCAGAATACGCGAAAGTCGGCGCAGAACACGAAGGCACAGTCCGAACGGCATTCCAAAACCTACTCCAACATTACTGTCGACAAGCAGACCTCATCCTCGTTTGTGAAAAGACACGCCACACCCCACAGAAAAGGCGGATCCGAATAGATGGTGAAGTCGTTGATGAGTTTGACTTGCCACATGGACACTGGGAAGCAAAAGATACACACGACGACCTGCCTACAGAAGCGCGGAAGAAACTGGAGGCAGGCTACCCCTTCAAAAATATTATCGTTCAGTCGCCGACTCAGGCACTCCTCTACCAAAACGGGCACCTCCGACTTGATGTAGACCTGAAGGATCCAAGCAACCTTATCAATCTGTTGAACACCTTCTTTGCGTATCGAGAAGAAAATATCGTCGATTGGTATGCCGCCGTTGAAGAATTCAAAGAAAAAGTCCCGGTGTTAGGGCGCGGTGTCGCAAAGCGCATTGAGACCGAAATGCAGGATAATCCGCAGTTCCGACAAGCCTTCCAGAGTTTCCATCAACAATGCCGAGCCTCTATTGACCCGAACCTCACCGAGGCACAGGTTGAAGAGATGCTCATCCAACACCTCCTCACCGAGCGAATTTTCCGCACCGTCTTTGACAATCCAGATTTTACCAACAGAAACATCATCGCCCAAGAAATTGAGAAGGTGATCCAGATCCTCACCCGTCGCTCTCCGAGTCGTTCCGAGTTTCTCCGTCCTCTGGATCCGTTCTACGTGGCGATTGAGAAAACCGCCGCCACCATCACCGATTTCTCACAGAAACAGGCGTTTCTAAACACCGTCTACGAGCAGTTCTTTCAAGGTTTCTCTGTCGATATCGCCGATACGCACGGTATCGTCTACACGCCGCAACCAATCGTCGATTTCATGGTGAAAAGCGTTGAGCACGTTCTCGTGACCGAATTCGGACGCTCACTGTCGAATATGGGTGTTCACATTATCGATCCGTTTGTTGGCACTGGCAACTTCATCGTCCGACTCATGCAGGAGATTCGAGGGCGGCGATTGCCACAGAAATACCGTGAGGAACTTCACTGTAACGAGGTGATGCTGCTCCCTTACTACATCGCCAGTCTGAACATTGAGCACGCCTATTATGAGAAGACCGGCAATTATGAACCTTTTCCACATATCTGCTTCGTGGATACGTTTGATACGTTCGGTCTGATGGACGCACCCCACCAAACTGGAGAGTTCACCTATTTTACGCCGGAGAATACGCTGCGGGTGGAGGAGCAGAAAGAGGTTCCAATGTTTGTTGTTATCGGAAATCCGCCCTACAATGCCAGACAGACAAACGAGAACGATAACAATAAAAATAAACCGCATGCGGGCGTTGATGCCCACGTCCGAGACACGTTTGCTGCAGATTCTAATGCACAGTCGAAAAACAAACTTTATGACCCGTACATTAAGGCATTCCGATGGGCAATGGATAAAATTGATGACAAGGGTATTGTGGCATTCGTAACGAACAACGGTTTTATTGATGGACAAATGTTTGACGGTATGCGGAAACACCTCTCCGAGGAATTTGATACGCTCTATATTCTGGATTTAGGTGGTAATATCCGTAAGGGACAGTCAGGAAATTCCAATGTGTTCGGCATTCAGGTTGGGGTGAGTATCAATATCCTCGTGAAGTCGAGACAGAATGGTAGTGGTTTCCCTGCGCGAATTCGCTATAACGACGAAACGGCCGATATGCCTAAAGAACGGACATTTGCGTTTCTGGAAGAAAACCAGCATGTCGGCAATGTGGCGTGGCAGGAGTTGACCCCTGATAAACGACATACATGGCTTACGGGCGGACTTCACATTGACTTTGACACCTTCATTCCGATGGGGAATAAGATTGCAAAGGCGAGTGAAGGTGATGTAAAGGGAACGCTCTTCAAAACCTACAGCCTCGGTGTATCAACAAATCGGGATGCTTGGGTCTACAACTTCAACCGAACCTCCCTCACTGGAAATGTTCAACGGATGATAAAATCTTACAATGCTCAAACACTTGAGTGGGTAGGAACAAAAAATAACTCAGGCGTGAATCTTGATGATTTCGTGGACTCGGATTCGCAGAAAATCAGTTGGAGCGAAAACTTAAAACGGAAACTGAGAAGCGGACACCTCGCAGAATTCGCTGAATCAAAACTGCGCGAATCTCTTTACCGCCCGTTTACAAAAACAAATCTGTTTTTTGACAGAGTGCTGAATGAGCGTGTTTATGTATTTCCTTCCATTTTTCCGACACCGAATACTGAAACAGAGAACAGAATTATTTGTGTCAATATGACTCCAGAAAGACCGTTTGCCTGTTTGATGAGTGATTGTGTTCCTGTAAACGTCATGGCAGGTGGTTTTGGATCACCAACACAATGCTTTCCATTTTACACCTACAATGAAAATGGCGGAGATCGTCGCGAAAACATCACCGATTGGGCATTGGCAGAGTTCCGAACGCATTACCGAGATGATACTCTCACAAAGTGGAACATCTTCCACTATACCTACGGACTCCTCCATCATCCCGATTATCGCGAGCGGTATCAAGAAAATCTCAAGCGAGACCTACCGCATATCCCTTTCGCCGAAGACTTCTGGGGATTTTCCAACGCTGGCGCGCGGTTGGCAGACCTCCACGTCAACTACGAATCGCAGCCCGAATACGATAAACTCAATCCGATCGAAACCCCAGGAATGCAAGTGGATATGTCTGTAGAGCGGATGAAATTCTCCAAAGATAAGACGCAGTTGAAATACAACGATTTTCTGACGTTAGAGGGCATCCCGCCTGAAGTATTTGCGTATCGGTTAGGGAATCGCTCGGCGTTGGAATGGGTCGTGGATCAGTATCGCGTAAAAATAGACAAACGAAGCGGCATCGAAAACGATCCCAATCGCGAAGAAGATCCAGAGTACATCCTCCGTTTGATTGGACAGGTCATCACAGTCAGTTTAGAAACGATGGTTATTGTTAAAGGTTTGCCTGCATTGCCATAGGACGATTCATCGCCAGCCTTCCAGACCCGGTAGATGCGGTTTCCTAACCGCATCGGATCCCGAAAAAATGCACAAATCCCAATAAATGTTTAAAACCAAATACCCCTAAAATACATCAACGAAATGTTGCAAAGACGCTCAAAGATGTGATATAATGTTGCAAGCAAAAAGAACCGGGAAAGTGTGTGGCGCTCGCCTGACCCTGCACTTTAATTGCAAAACTTATCCTTACAAGCACCAAGTTAGCCGCCAGAACGCCAACACAGGACCGGAGTGGAAATTTGCTGATTGATGAGATTATATGGCAGCAACAATTTATTGAGAAATTAGCGACAAAGCATGGTGTAGAAAAAACGGAAGTAGAAGAAGTCTTAACCAATCGTCCTCATTTTCGTTTCGTCTCTAAAGGCAATCGGTCTGGTGAAGATGTTTACTCGGCTATGGGACAGACGGATGCGGGACGTTATCTTATCGTTTTTTTCATTCAAAAACCAAATCGTCGGGCGTTGATTATCAGTGCAAGAGATATGACCAGAACGGAGCGAAGGAATTATGGAAGACAAAGATAAAAAACGAGATCCAATGCCCCCTCCCGAGGCAACACCAGAAGAGATCGGCGAATTTTGGGATACGCATAACCTTGCTGACTATTGGGACGAAACCCATGAGGTGAAATTTCAGGTTAATCTCAAATCACGTCAGAATCCGCCACCAGACGAAAATGGAGAGGCTGATCAAAGCAACACACTTTCGGCAGAGCAAGGTTGGCGAAAACTAAAAAATCTCATCCAATCAATGGACAAACGACGTAAAGGGGAGAAAAAAGGCGAGCCTTTTGAAGAACTCGTTTCTGAATTGCTGGGGTTGCTACTTGAAACCCGTTTTGAGACTGCAAAATCTGGTTACCAGCCAATTGGCGATGCTATAAATGAGGAACGCACTATAGTGCTTCAGACCAAAAATTACAATGACAAAACATCACTTGATCGAAAAGAAATCCTAGGAGATATTGAGGAAGCAGAATTAGAATTACCTAATCTCCAAGTCTACGTGTTAGCTGCTTCTCGTACTATTAATAATCGGCTACGTAATAGATTCGGTGATGTAAAAAAGAAAACTGGCTTGGAGATTGTTACCCTCGAACTTTCTGATAAACTATCAAATCTCGGGGCATTATGCGTTACCTTCTGGGAGGATATCTGCCATTTCTTTCACCTTTCAAACACCAATCAGGAATTCTTAGATTGGGTTCAAATAGCAAAGGATGATCCAAAGACAAAAGACAAAATGAAGGCTGTCCGAAGCAAGTTGGAGGACGGAATTCAGACCCAAAAGTATGTTCAAAAGGATATTGAGAAATGCCTACTTGAACGTTTTAGCACCAACAAAGGGTTCAATCCGATTAATCTGTCTGAAGCAATAGATCGGAAATCCGTAGAATCAAAAATATCGGATTGGTGGAATACCCCGGACGCCCCTATTTGCTGTCTGGAAGGCAAGGAAGGCCACGGAAAAACATGGCTTGCTGCTAAGGCCCTGAACTCAATCTGTGAGAACGAGAATATTGTCGCTTTTTGGTTAGATAGTATAGATTGGAACGAGTGTGAGTCTATATTTGATTTGCTTTACGCCTGCTTTAGTTCAATCTATCCATCTAATCAGAAAGAAAAAATTGGCAAACTTCAGAACAAACCCGCAAAAATCTGGCATAAAACGCTTATTGTCCTTGATGGTGTTAATGAACGGAATGCAATTGAAGCAGCCCAACGGATTCTTACCGAATATTATAACCCTAATAGCGAATGGGCAGATGGAATCCGTTTTTTGTTCACCATCCATTCTTTGGATAACTACCGAGATTTTGAGAGTTACTTGCGGGAAAACTACCATAAAATTTCTGTTGACCCTTTTGATGATGCTGAACTACAAGATGCCCTAGCCCGAAAAGGACTCCAACTTGATGACTTACCGGATTCATTGATAGACATCGCAAGAATTCCTCGCTATTTTCAAACCTGTATTCGGTTACGAAATCAATTTCATTCATTTGATGCTGTGACTAAGAAGATGGTTTTATGGGCAGATTTACTTGACAAAATTGAAAGGACAGATATACAGATTAAACAAAAACTCGGTTGGCACCGTGCCAAAGATGCTCAGGAAATCCTTTCAGATCTCGCAAAACAAACGAAATGGACGAATGTTGATGCTGGACCCCAAGCTTCTGTTCAGCTCCTTGAAAAATATTTTCCGGACTACCGCGAGGTCCGTCATGATTTAGAAGAACAAGGTATTGCGATTGAAGCCGGACTACTTGAGGTCAAGTTGAGTGAAGATCACATTACACTCGGTTGGGCACTTTATCTCGCTAATCTTTTTGACTGTACGGAATTTATTGGAATTAAAGATGCCTCCGAGGGCTTTCAGAACGCGCTTGAGCCAATCCCTTCAGAAGATTTGAGAACTGAGGCACTGTTTGTCGCGCTCCAGACCTTTGCTATATCTCCACCTGATATTTCACAAGACCAACTTTCCCAAAAACGAGCTGCTTTGATGCTAGCTTGGTTCCATAGCCATAATGCACACATTACAGATGAACGGCTATCGTTTTGGGCAGAAAAAGATCCCGATGCTTATGCCCAAGTTGTTGAATTTGAATTTGAGTATCACAATTCCCCAAATTATGAAGATGCCCTCATTGCACCGCTGGCGGAAACTTGGCTAAACAAAAAAGGAGATCTTAATCGCCTTGCATCGCGTCTTACCAAATGGCTTCTGCCTCCATACACTGATGCCTCCCCGAAAGATGTTGTTTATACCCATACCGAAGGGCAGCGGTCGCCTCAGGAAAAGGATGATATACAATTCCAATTATTAGACGCGGCACTCTCAATTTTATCCCAAAGACCAGAGCGTCAGTTCCTAAAAACACTTGCACGTTGTTATGCAATCCTACACAGCAACACAAATTTTAGTGATAGCAGTAACAAACGACGAAGGCAATTTTCGCTGTTTTATGAGCAAATCAGCAAATTGATGCGCTGGGGATATACTGAAGAAGTTTTGGGCGATCTGCATTGGTTAGCAGAATTAGTCCAATCCGATGCATTTTTGTTAAGAGGCGTTTATGGACTCGCGGAGTGCCTTAAAAAAGAACATTTACCACAACTGTTACAGCGTCCATTTTCAGAAGAAGAGCAGAGGACGTATGCTCTTGTCGAAGAACGTAATCGTCGTTTTAAGCCACCTATTGAGCGCATTCGTAATCACGAACAGATACTAACAGGTGGGTACCCGGAAATTAATGCGAATCGTTGGTACCGCGGACTTGACTATTTAGCAGTTCGGACAGACTTAGACGGTTTGTGTGATGAGGACCAAGATGAGATCAAAAAGATTTTAGACTATATCTCAGTTAATCCCAAAAAGAGGGTAAGCGAAAATTTAATTCCATGGGTTGCCAAATATGAACTTAAGAGTTACTCAAAATTTGCATGTAACTCTAAGATTAACGCACTAAATCCCGAGTACCCACCGTACATGCTCCTCACAACCCAAGGACTTATTTTTGAACAGAATGATTGCGAAAGAATTACTAAAGCAATTTTGGAAATGAAACAACGTCTCTTTCAAGACGCTCATGCGGATAATTCGTCTTCCGATACTATTTATTTAACCTCTTTACTGACAGAAATCCTTCTTTTTTGTGCCTCTGAGGAGGTATTGACAGACTGGTTTGAATTTCTGGCACTACATGAACGGCTTAGAGAGGTAATTTGTTATGAGTCGCTACCGTATTTGCTTGAGCAGTTGTTACCGAAATCAATTGCTGAGTTGGCACGACAAAAGTTGGAAATACTTGGCACCGGAGCAGTTGATCATCAGTCTATGTCTAACGAAGGACCGGAAAAATTGCCAGAGCGAGACTATTGGAGTGTCCTTTATGCCTTTGGAACGCAAACTGATGAGGAGTTAGTAACATGGGCATTGAAAGAGTTAACGCTGAGAAAATCTGATTTAACTGCTGGAACATTCATATTGATGTCGTTGGCATTATCATATCCAAAACGGTTCTTGGATGAAATTCTGAATAGTAATAAAGAAATAAAAAAACATCTTTTTCACGAGAATAGCAGAAGGTCAATAGTTCCTATTTATGAAGGTAAAGATATTCCATCCTATGAGACACTTGTCCCATTAGTCCCTCTAGAAATTGTGGGTTCCTTTCTCTGCTCACCAGATCGAAGTAGTGATCTGTCGCGGTGGGGCAGAGAACTGATAACTCGAATGTGTTCAATTCTTCAAGGTACTGCGGAAGATTCTAATTCTGTTGAAAAGAGACGGTTCGAGGCTAACCGAGAAGCTCTTCGGATCTGGGCAGAACAAAACACGAGCGATTTCTCGGGATTAGCAGAGGAATATTTCATAGAACTTTCCAAGTCTCCACGATACAGCGAAGCATTATGGGAATTCACGGACACCATTCTGTGTTTGTTGTTGCGTTTCGAGCCGAATAAGGCGATGAAATACTATCACCAATTGAAGACAGAAGTCCTCAGAATAACTTATCGAACGCACTACGGCGTAGAAACATTTTTCGCCCAACTCTGGCACGTTGAGGACTGTAACTTGTCTGAACATCGACAACTCAGACGCGAACTTCTCGAAGAGTGCCTAAACGACGAAGATATTATGTTCATGACACTTACCGCCTTAGTTGAGGGCGGTCGGGATGAATTATGGAGTTTAGTAAAAGACGAATACTTGGAGAGTCATTACGCAAAGGAACGCAATCTGGGTGTTTCGATTTTGCCGTGGTTTGGAACGGACGAAGCGATTGAGAAACTTGAAGGATTGAAAGTAAATGATTCAAGTCGGTGGGTGAGCGAACACACTGCGTGGGCTTATGAAGTAGCACAACAGGAACGAAGTTGCCGAGAAGTCTATCATCAGGCTTTACAGACGCGCGATCTGTTCAGAATTTCTGCCGTTTTTGAGCAAATAAAGCCCGCACTCTCACCTACCGCTCAATGGTGGCATCGTGAAATCGAAAAGGAGGAGTTCGGTGAGGATCCACAAGACCTCGATCCCAGACTCGCGGCTCTCATTGATCGATTTTGGCACCGATGGGGAACATCCTCACAGACGAAGGGTAACATTGAAATCTTCGGAAGAAAACTGCGTGAGTATTGTCGAGGTGAGAAACTCCCGGCGATTCAATTCCCCCGAATTGCCCCATGGTGGAAACCTTCTTCTGACACTGAGAATTGATGGAAACTGTTCTGTAGGAAAGGGAAAACCGGATTTAGTCTGAGGGTAGCCTAAATCCGTTCCTTGTATTACATTGCAAAAACACTCCGATTCTCGACTTCTGACTTGAAAAACTATTGATAAATATAGTAAATATTTATGGTAATTTCAGACCCCTGTTAACAATACACAACAAGAAACGCAAGGACTTTAGAACATATAAAAAATGTTACACTTTACAGGAAATTATTTTTTTCTCAGCGAAGTATCGGAAGAAAACGCCTATAAACCCTTACAGCCACTGGGTTCTCTGCCCATAAGCACTATACACCAAATGTTACACCAGTGTAACATTTTTAAGCGGAATTCTCATAAAACGCTCAGAGAAACGCTATGGATAATAAGTTAAAAATAAATTAACACTTGTTATCTTTGAGAACTGATTAAAAACCGAAAACTGGATAACCTTACTATACGAATCCAAGTTGCCAGTTTGTAGCATAATCTGTGTAGGGGTTGGGAAACCCAACCCGTGCCTCCTCTGACGCAGACTAACAGTCTACGCTACAAAACACCACAGATCATGAACTTTTTGTAGAGAAAAACATTACCTGCATGCTCAACATTCTGTAAGTCGCAACTTGGGTTATACTATGAAATTCACTTGCTATTTTCCCCCGGGTGTGGTATCATTATATCTTTGAGGAGGGCTTCAAGATCCGTGGCATCTATTCATGACATCGCAAACGAATTTATCCGGGAAGAGATCGAAGAATTCTTGGAAGAACCCGATGAGATAGAACGCACCACTGAGATGTTCGCACAGGCAGCACCCGCAATGCAGGACATCGCCGCTGCGCTTATCGATGGCGATCATCACACCGTCGATGAATTGACGGAAACCGCGCTGGAAGAAGGCACAGAAGCGTTAGAGATTATGGACGACGGACTCATCGCCGGGATGGGGATCGTTGGCATCAAATTCCGGGAAAACTTCATTTTCGTGCCCGAAGTCTTGGCGTGTGCCCGTGCAATGAAGGCAGGAATGGCGCATATTGAACCGATTCTCTCGGAGTCAGGTATTGAACCGGTCGGCACAGTGATTATGGGAACCGTCAAAGGCGACCTACACGACATTGGCAAGAATTTGTGCATCATGATGTTGCGTGGGGCAGGCTTTGTGGTCCACGATTTAGGGGTGGATACCTCCGAGGACGATTTCATTGACGCCGTTGAGGAACACGAAGCACCAATCCTCGGAATGTCGGCACTCCTAACGACAACAATGCCGAACATGGGAAAGACGATTGATGCTTTTATTGACGAGGACTTACGGGAAGAAGTTAAGATTATGGTAGGCGGTGCCCCAGTTACACAGACATTTGCCGATGACATGGGGGCTGATGGCTATGGCAAAGACGCCCTGGCATGTGTCGCACTCGCTAAGCAATTTCTTGAGGAAACGGACGAAGAGTGGTAGATAGTTATCGGTTCGCTTCGCAGTGAGAATCGTCAGTTAATAAAATCTGAACTGTGATTTATATGATTATCGGAGGTCTCATCATGGTAAATCACATAAATCACAAGAATCTTAATCAAAAATGAAGAAAATAGATAAAGCCGAATACGAGAAACGACTCAGCAAAATTACACAAATTTTTGAAGACCTGGTCGTCCATGCGGATGAACAAGCGACGTATCGGTGTCCCTACAAAAACCGCTTCGACCAGTGTACAGCGAAGTTCGGCTGCAGAAACCAGCGAAAAATTGATGAAGGGACCGGGCTTCTGTGCGTCGGAGACGATAAATTAGATTACCGCAGCGCATGGGAGACTGACGCTTCGGGCCAACCCACAGACACACACAACACCGGCACAATTACCTGTGACGGAAAAGCGTATCAACTCACCCCTGGAAAAACCGTTTTCGACTACGCAGACGATTTAACCGTCCAAGTCCCCACCTCCTGTTTCCGAACCGGGCAGTGCCACGAATGCATCGTTGAGATTAAGCACGGTATGGACAGCCTGCAACCTCCAAACGAAGCAGAAGCCTTCCTCGTAGGGGCGGGGTCACCCCGCCCCTACCGTCTCGCCTGCCAAGCCGTCGTTCTTGATATCGACGCGGACATCGAGTTCGCACCGCTTCGACGCTCACCACGGATCTTGACACACGCCACCACGACGAATAATGATAAATCCGAATTAGATCCACGCGTCACCCATCGCGATGGCGTCGTCTATTACAATGAGGAGCCTATCGACCGTTATCGAGGACACCTCTACGGACTCGCCTTGGATATCGGAACAACCACAGTCGTGGCGAATCTGGTGGATTTAGAGAACGGGCAAACCGTTTCTGTCAGTTCCTTTGAAAACCCACAGCGTTTCGGCGGCAGCGATATCATGAATCGTATCAGCTACGACGGCGAATTCCCAAGTGAACTCCGTCGCTCGCTGATTGCCGCCCTAAACAGTGAAATCATAAAGATGTGTGAACGCCACAACTTCGTCCGCCAGGAGATTTATGAAATCGTTGTCGCCGGCAACACAACAATGCGCGATATCCTCTTCAAGCAGGATGTTCAGAGTATTGGACAAAAACCGTATAAATCACTGATTGAACATGAATATCGGGAAGGGACCCGTTCAACCACTTCCCTTATTGAAAAAGTGCGTCGTTTGGGGATCCGCTCGAATCCGAAGGCAATGGTCTACAGTTTACCCTTGATTGCGAGCCATGTCGGTGCAGATGTCGCCGCAGATCTGGTCTCGATCGACATACCTTCGCAAGATGAGATCATCATGTTAGTGGATGTCG
This genomic window from Candidatus Poribacteria bacterium contains:
- a CDS encoding N-6 DNA methylase; this encodes MPTLNIKPTHKPIKNYYTELAEYAKVGAEHEGTVRTAFQNLLQHYCRQADLILVCEKTRHTPQKRRIRIDGEVVDEFDLPHGHWEAKDTHDDLPTEARKKLEAGYPFKNIIVQSPTQALLYQNGHLRLDVDLKDPSNLINLLNTFFAYREENIVDWYAAVEEFKEKVPVLGRGVAKRIETEMQDNPQFRQAFQSFHQQCRASIDPNLTEAQVEEMLIQHLLTERIFRTVFDNPDFTNRNIIAQEIEKVIQILTRRSPSRSEFLRPLDPFYVAIEKTAATITDFSQKQAFLNTVYEQFFQGFSVDIADTHGIVYTPQPIVDFMVKSVEHVLVTEFGRSLSNMGVHIIDPFVGTGNFIVRLMQEIRGRRLPQKYREELHCNEVMLLPYYIASLNIEHAYYEKTGNYEPFPHICFVDTFDTFGLMDAPHQTGEFTYFTPENTLRVEEQKEVPMFVVIGNPPYNARQTNENDNNKNKPHAGVDAHVRDTFAADSNAQSKNKLYDPYIKAFRWAMDKIDDKGIVAFVTNNGFIDGQMFDGMRKHLSEEFDTLYILDLGGNIRKGQSGNSNVFGIQVGVSINILVKSRQNGSGFPARIRYNDETADMPKERTFAFLEENQHVGNVAWQELTPDKRHTWLTGGLHIDFDTFIPMGNKIAKASEGDVKGTLFKTYSLGVSTNRDAWVYNFNRTSLTGNVQRMIKSYNAQTLEWVGTKNNSGVNLDDFVDSDSQKISWSENLKRKLRSGHLAEFAESKLRESLYRPFTKTNLFFDRVLNERVYVFPSIFPTPNTETENRIICVNMTPERPFACLMSDCVPVNVMAGGFGSPTQCFPFYTYNENGGDRRENITDWALAEFRTHYRDDTLTKWNIFHYTYGLLHHPDYRERYQENLKRDLPHIPFAEDFWGFSNAGARLADLHVNYESQPEYDKLNPIETPGMQVDMSVERMKFSKDKTQLKYNDFLTLEGIPPEVFAYRLGNRSALEWVVDQYRVKIDKRSGIENDPNREEDPEYILRLIGQVITVSLETMVIVKGLPALP
- a CDS encoding BrnT family toxin, whose protein sequence is MLIDEIIWQQQFIEKLATKHGVEKTEVEEVLTNRPHFRFVSKGNRSGEDVYSAMGQTDAGRYLIVFFIQKPNRRALIISARDMTRTERRNYGRQR
- a CDS encoding cobalamin-binding protein; the protein is MQDIAAALIDGDHHTVDELTETALEEGTEALEIMDDGLIAGMGIVGIKFRENFIFVPEVLACARAMKAGMAHIEPILSESGIEPVGTVIMGTVKGDLHDIGKNLCIMMLRGAGFVVHDLGVDTSEDDFIDAVEEHEAPILGMSALLTTTMPNMGKTIDAFIDEDLREEVKIMVGGAPVTQTFADDMGADGYGKDALACVALAKQFLEETDEEW
- a CDS encoding DUF4445 domain-containing protein, which gives rise to MKKIDKAEYEKRLSKITQIFEDLVVHADEQATYRCPYKNRFDQCTAKFGCRNQRKIDEGTGLLCVGDDKLDYRSAWETDASGQPTDTHNTGTITCDGKAYQLTPGKTVFDYADDLTVQVPTSCFRTGQCHECIVEIKHGMDSLQPPNEAEAFLVGAGSPRPYRLACQAVVLDIDADIEFAPLRRSPRILTHATTTNNDKSELDPRVTHRDGVVYYNEEPIDRYRGHLYGLALDIGTTTVVANLVDLENGQTVSVSSFENPQRFGGSDIMNRISYDGEFPSELRRSLIAALNSEIIKMCERHNFVRQEIYEIVVAGNTTMRDILFKQDVQSIGQKPYKSLIEHEYREGTRSTTSLIEKVRRLGIRSNPKAMVYSLPLIASHVGADVAADLVSIDIPSQDEIIMLVDVGTNTEVVVGNAERMVAASCPAGPAFEGGGIEYGMPAYPGAIESVSWNKGQFNYKTIDNETPQGLCGSGLISLLAELRRNDQMSPKGVFADRKQRIMSLLPEYGITFSRQDASNLAQAKAANYCGQYIVLRHFGCAPKDIKTLFLAGGFANYVNLQDAIEIGFLAPVPEANVVKIGNAALAGATAVLLSEKKRADIEAFVSNIEHIELETTPDFFDVFVEGCQFKPMPATL